A genomic window from Paraburkholderia phytofirmans OLGA172 includes:
- a CDS encoding BON domain-containing protein, translating into MKTINLLKALGIALCVATASSAYAQSSDAMASGSMEAPSTNPKVVKKMDRKLGLDVRKALARAQGFDVSNVFVRARGGAVTLTGTVPDGAQIPQAEEIAKGVAGVKSVNNKLTLGTQGGGGG; encoded by the coding sequence GTGAAAACAATCAATCTATTGAAGGCGCTCGGCATCGCATTGTGTGTGGCGACTGCGTCCAGTGCCTATGCCCAGTCGAGCGATGCGATGGCGTCGGGCAGCATGGAGGCGCCGTCTACCAATCCTAAAGTCGTCAAGAAGATGGACCGCAAGTTGGGTCTGGACGTGCGCAAGGCTTTGGCGAGAGCGCAGGGTTTCGATGTGTCGAACGTGTTTGTCCGGGCGCGCGGCGGCGCGGTGACGTTGACTGGAACGGTGCCCGATGGCGCGCAGATCCCGCAAGCTGAGGAAATAGCCAAGGGCGTTGCAGGCGTGAAATCGGTGAACAACAAGCTGACGCTCGGCACGCAGGGCGGCGGAGGGGGTTGA
- a CDS encoding acyl-CoA dehydrogenase — protein MQDALIINSRDLEFQLFEVLEAETLTQRARHADHSRETFTAALETAHAVAVEKFATHNRLSDEHEPQFDGQRVTMPAEVKGALDAFRSAGFLAAGKDYEMGGMQLPSVISFACLSLFKSANIATSSYAMLTTANANVIERFGSAAQKRKYSQALFEGRAFGTMALTEPQAGSSLSDLVTSATPNEDGTYSIRGNKIFISGGDHELSENIVHLVLARIPGGAPGVKGISLFTVPKFHVNDDGSLGARNDVALAGLIHKMGWRGTTSTMLSFGERGECIGELVGEPHHGLAYMFHMMNEARIGVGLGAVMLGYRGYLASLDYARERPQGRRPDNKNPLDPQLPLIEHADVRRMLLAQKAYVEGAYALCLYAARLVDEQNTGESDTARAEAGLLLDLLTPVVKSWPSQWCLEANSLAIQIHGGYGYTREYPVEQFYRDNRLNMIHEGTHGIQALDLLGRKVVMKQGAALKLLGREIQHSIESARVRPALQVHADSLSKAWSELTGTVEALLPTLASESERALANANAFLEAFGHIVIAWTWLRQAIVASAALPEAKSEADCDFYRGKLHACQWFFRWELPRVSLMLSTLRGLDDTTLSMAPQWF, from the coding sequence ATGCAAGATGCGCTGATCATCAACTCGCGTGATCTGGAGTTCCAGCTGTTCGAAGTGCTCGAGGCCGAGACGCTCACGCAGCGCGCGCGCCACGCCGACCACAGCCGCGAGACCTTCACCGCGGCACTCGAAACGGCTCATGCGGTCGCTGTCGAAAAATTCGCGACGCACAACCGCCTCTCGGACGAACACGAACCGCAATTCGACGGTCAACGCGTGACGATGCCCGCCGAGGTCAAGGGCGCGCTCGACGCGTTCCGTTCCGCCGGCTTCCTCGCCGCGGGCAAAGACTACGAAATGGGCGGCATGCAGTTGCCCTCGGTGATTTCCTTTGCGTGCCTGTCGCTGTTCAAGAGCGCCAACATTGCCACCTCGTCTTACGCGATGCTGACCACGGCGAACGCGAACGTAATCGAACGTTTCGGCAGCGCCGCGCAGAAGCGAAAGTATTCGCAGGCCTTATTCGAAGGCCGCGCATTCGGCACAATGGCGCTCACCGAGCCGCAGGCGGGCTCGAGCCTCTCGGATCTCGTCACCAGTGCGACGCCCAACGAAGACGGCACCTATTCGATCCGCGGCAACAAGATTTTTATTTCGGGCGGCGACCACGAACTGAGCGAGAACATCGTTCACCTGGTGCTGGCACGCATTCCCGGCGGGGCGCCGGGCGTCAAAGGCATCTCGCTCTTCACGGTGCCGAAATTCCACGTCAACGACGACGGCAGCCTCGGCGCACGCAACGACGTCGCGCTCGCGGGATTGATTCACAAGATGGGCTGGCGTGGCACCACGTCAACGATGCTGTCGTTCGGCGAACGCGGCGAATGCATCGGCGAGCTGGTGGGCGAACCGCATCACGGTCTCGCCTACATGTTCCATATGATGAACGAGGCGCGCATCGGCGTCGGCCTCGGTGCGGTCATGCTCGGCTATCGCGGTTATCTGGCGTCGCTCGATTACGCACGCGAAAGGCCGCAAGGGCGGCGCCCGGATAACAAGAACCCGCTCGATCCGCAATTGCCGCTGATCGAACATGCCGACGTGCGCCGCATGCTGCTCGCACAAAAGGCCTATGTGGAAGGCGCCTACGCGTTGTGCCTGTACGCGGCGCGCCTCGTCGACGAACAGAACACCGGCGAGAGCGACACCGCACGCGCCGAAGCGGGCCTGCTGCTCGATCTGCTGACGCCCGTGGTGAAGTCGTGGCCGTCGCAGTGGTGCCTCGAAGCGAATAGTCTGGCGATCCAGATTCACGGCGGTTACGGCTATACGCGCGAATATCCGGTCGAGCAGTTCTACCGCGACAATCGCCTGAACATGATTCACGAAGGCACGCACGGTATCCAGGCGCTGGATTTGCTCGGCCGCAAAGTCGTGATGAAACAAGGCGCCGCGCTCAAGCTGTTGGGGCGTGAAATTCAGCACAGCATTGAATCGGCCCGAGTTCGTCCGGCGCTGCAAGTGCATGCCGATTCGCTCAGCAAGGCATGGAGCGAATTGACCGGCACGGTCGAAGCGTTATTGCCCACACTGGCTAGCGAAAGCGAACGCGCGCTCGCCAACGCGAATGCTTTTCTCGAAGCGTTCGGCCATATCGTGATTGCGTGGACATGGTTGCGGCAAGCAATCGTTGCGAGCGCTGCGCTACCGGAGGCGAAAAGCGAAGCCGACTGTGACTTCTATCGCGGCAAGCTGCACGCGTGTCAGTGGTTCTTCCGTTGGGAATTGCCGCGCGTCTCGCTGATGCTTTCGACACTGCGCGGCCTCGACGATACGACGCTCTCGATGGCGCCTCAATGGTTCTGA
- a CDS encoding SDR family oxidoreductase, with amino-acid sequence MSVKDLFQLDGKVALITGGSRGLGLQMAEALGEMGCRVAITARKADELAEAKTHLQGRGIEVQTVVNDLQRFEGIPGLVDEVLDVHGRVDILVNNAGATWGAPAEDYPDEAWHKVMNLNVHAPFFVAREVGKRSMIPRRAGKIVNIASVAGLKGSPPGMNTIAYNTSKAAAINFTRALAAEWGKYNINVNAICPGFFPSKMSAGLLDKLESAIVSHTPLQRLGGDEDLKGPVVFLASEASRHITGQYFAVDGGAIIV; translated from the coding sequence ATGTCTGTGAAAGACCTGTTTCAACTGGACGGCAAGGTTGCACTGATCACCGGAGGCTCTCGCGGGCTAGGCCTGCAAATGGCCGAGGCGTTAGGGGAAATGGGCTGCCGCGTGGCGATCACCGCGCGCAAGGCCGACGAACTCGCCGAGGCGAAAACGCATCTGCAAGGCCGGGGTATCGAGGTGCAGACGGTGGTCAACGATCTGCAGCGCTTCGAGGGCATTCCCGGTCTCGTGGATGAAGTGCTCGACGTGCATGGCCGCGTCGACATTCTCGTGAACAACGCGGGCGCGACGTGGGGCGCACCGGCCGAGGACTATCCCGACGAAGCGTGGCACAAGGTGATGAACCTGAATGTCCATGCACCGTTTTTCGTCGCTCGCGAAGTCGGCAAACGCAGCATGATCCCGCGCCGTGCCGGCAAGATCGTCAACATCGCTTCGGTGGCGGGTCTGAAGGGTTCGCCGCCCGGCATGAACACGATTGCGTACAACACGTCCAAGGCCGCGGCGATCAACTTCACGCGGGCGCTCGCGGCGGAATGGGGCAAGTACAACATCAACGTCAATGCGATCTGCCCGGGTTTTTTCCCCTCGAAGATGTCGGCAGGCTTGCTCGACAAACTCGAAAGCGCCATCGTCTCGCACACGCCTTTGCAGCGTCTTGGCGGCGACGAGGACCTCAAAGGCCCGGTCGTGTTCCTCGCAAGTGAAGCGTCGCGGCACATCACAGGCCAGTATTTCGCGGTGGACGGCGGCGCGATCATCGTCTGA
- a CDS encoding acyl-CoA dehydrogenase family protein → MDFQHSDKVKSLQQRLNAFMDEYVYPAEAVFEAQMDAARESGNRWQPAPVIEELKQKAKAVGLWNLFLPESKYGAGLTNLEYAPLCEIMGRSHIGAEPFNCSAPDTGNMETLVRYATPEQQQQWLLPLLDGTIRSAFAMTEPEVASSDATNIEARIERDGDDYILNGRKWWTSGANDPRCKILIFMGKSSPDHTNRHQQQSMILVPTDTPGVKVLRHLPVFGYDDAPHGHAEILFENVRVPASNMLLGEGRGFEIAQGRLGPGRIHHCMRLIGRAERALEAMCRRSLERVAFGRPIADQGVTRERIANARIMIDQTRFLVLNAAHKMDTVGNKDARQEIAMIKVAAPSMACQVIDWAMQVHGGGAVSDDFGLARAYASSRTLRFADGPDEVHRNAIAKMELGRYLGRS, encoded by the coding sequence ATGGATTTTCAGCATTCGGACAAGGTCAAAAGTTTGCAGCAGCGCCTGAACGCTTTCATGGACGAGTACGTGTATCCGGCCGAGGCGGTTTTCGAAGCGCAGATGGACGCCGCGCGTGAATCCGGCAACCGGTGGCAACCCGCGCCGGTGATCGAGGAATTGAAACAGAAAGCGAAGGCCGTGGGCTTGTGGAACCTGTTCCTGCCCGAGTCGAAATACGGTGCGGGGCTCACCAACCTCGAATACGCGCCGCTGTGCGAAATCATGGGGCGCTCGCATATCGGCGCGGAGCCGTTCAACTGCTCGGCGCCGGACACCGGCAACATGGAGACGCTGGTGCGTTACGCCACGCCCGAGCAGCAACAGCAATGGCTGCTGCCGCTGCTTGACGGCACGATCCGCTCGGCCTTTGCAATGACGGAGCCGGAAGTGGCCTCGTCGGACGCAACCAATATCGAAGCGCGCATTGAACGCGACGGCGACGACTACATCCTGAACGGCCGCAAATGGTGGACCTCGGGCGCGAACGATCCGCGCTGCAAGATCCTCATCTTCATGGGCAAGTCTAGTCCGGATCACACGAACCGGCATCAGCAGCAGTCGATGATTCTCGTGCCAACGGATACGCCGGGTGTGAAAGTGCTGCGTCATCTGCCGGTATTCGGTTACGACGACGCCCCGCACGGACATGCCGAAATCCTGTTTGAAAACGTACGGGTGCCGGCCAGCAACATGCTGCTCGGCGAGGGCCGCGGTTTCGAGATCGCGCAAGGTCGGCTCGGACCGGGTCGCATCCATCACTGCATGCGTTTGATCGGACGCGCCGAGCGCGCGCTTGAGGCGATGTGCCGGCGCTCGCTGGAGCGCGTAGCGTTTGGCCGGCCAATCGCCGATCAGGGCGTCACGCGTGAACGGATCGCGAATGCACGCATCATGATCGACCAGACACGTTTTCTGGTGCTGAACGCAGCGCACAAAATGGATACGGTCGGCAATAAAGACGCGCGTCAGGAGATCGCCATGATCAAGGTGGCCGCACCCAGCATGGCGTGCCAGGTGATCGACTGGGCCATGCAGGTGCATGGCGGTGGCGCGGTCAGCGACGACTTCGGCCTCGCCCGCGCGTATGCGAGTTCGCGCACGCTGCGTTTTGCGGATGGGCCCGACGAAGTGCACCGTAACGCTATCGCGAAGATGGAGCTTGGGCGCTACCTCGGGCGCTCGTGA
- a CDS encoding long-chain fatty acid--CoA ligase, producing the protein MNERHHPNWPPQVPKHLTLPETNIFYNAEVSAARFPEKPFIVFYDTPVTFAEFKDEAERIAGFLQQECHVKAGDRVLLYMQNSPQWIIAYYGILRANAVVVPVNPMNMSGELAHYVEDSGATTIIAPQCLFANVEPLIGNAPGQGIAHVIVATYSDYLKRPSPIPVPEFVAAPRKTFNIPGVTPWREVLERHVAPGPLTTGPDDLCVMPYTSGTTGKPKGCMHTHRSVMSTLLGGCAWFSAPSDGVFLSVLPFFHVTGMQGGMNSAIYSGATIVVLPRWDREAAALCMQKYRVTAWQSITAMMVDFLSNPKLGDYDLSSLSGARGGGAAMPDAIARKLKSLTGLDYVEGYGMSETIAGTHINPPHRPKPQCLGIPVFDVDSRVIDPVTLQELPQGETGEIIVNAPQVMQGYWRNPKATEEAFIELDGKRFLRTGDLGHIDEDGYFFMTDRLKRMINASGYKVWPAEVEALMYRHPAIYEVCVIGVKDAKRGETVKALVVPAAAQAGTISEQEIIDWSHAQMASYKAPRIVEFVTSLPKSGSGKILWRKLQEEDAARTAATIEGNGSNGNNDSTGGASS; encoded by the coding sequence ATGAATGAACGCCATCACCCGAATTGGCCGCCGCAAGTGCCAAAGCACCTGACGCTGCCCGAAACCAACATTTTCTATAACGCCGAAGTGTCGGCGGCGCGCTTTCCCGAGAAGCCGTTCATCGTCTTCTACGACACACCGGTGACGTTCGCCGAGTTCAAAGACGAAGCCGAGCGCATCGCGGGATTTCTTCAGCAGGAATGCCACGTCAAGGCGGGCGACCGCGTGCTGCTTTACATGCAGAACAGCCCGCAATGGATCATCGCTTACTACGGGATCCTGCGTGCGAATGCTGTGGTGGTGCCGGTCAATCCGATGAACATGAGCGGTGAACTGGCGCATTACGTCGAGGACAGCGGGGCGACCACGATCATCGCGCCGCAATGCCTGTTCGCGAACGTCGAGCCGCTGATCGGCAACGCGCCGGGGCAGGGTATCGCGCACGTAATCGTCGCGACGTATAGCGATTACCTGAAGCGGCCATCGCCGATTCCCGTGCCCGAATTCGTGGCGGCGCCGCGCAAGACCTTCAATATTCCCGGCGTCACGCCCTGGCGCGAAGTACTCGAACGGCATGTCGCGCCAGGTCCGCTCACCACCGGTCCGGACGATCTGTGCGTCATGCCCTACACGTCAGGCACCACCGGCAAGCCGAAGGGCTGCATGCACACACACCGCAGCGTGATGAGCACGCTGCTCGGCGGCTGCGCCTGGTTCTCGGCGCCGTCGGATGGTGTGTTTCTATCGGTGTTGCCGTTCTTTCACGTGACCGGCATGCAAGGCGGCATGAACAGTGCGATCTATTCCGGTGCAACGATTGTCGTGTTGCCGCGCTGGGATCGAGAAGCGGCGGCGCTATGCATGCAGAAATATCGCGTCACCGCTTGGCAGTCGATCACGGCGATGATGGTCGACTTTCTGTCGAACCCGAAGCTCGGCGACTATGATCTGTCGAGCCTGTCAGGCGCGCGCGGCGGTGGCGCGGCAATGCCGGACGCCATTGCCAGAAAGCTCAAATCGCTGACAGGGCTCGATTACGTCGAAGGCTACGGCATGTCCGAGACGATTGCCGGCACGCACATCAATCCGCCGCATCGGCCGAAACCGCAATGTCTCGGCATTCCGGTGTTCGACGTGGACTCGCGCGTGATCGATCCGGTCACGCTGCAGGAACTCCCGCAAGGCGAAACCGGCGAGATCATCGTGAACGCGCCCCAGGTGATGCAAGGCTACTGGCGCAATCCCAAGGCGACCGAAGAAGCGTTTATCGAACTCGACGGCAAGCGCTTTCTGCGTACCGGCGACCTCGGTCATATCGACGAGGACGGGTATTTTTTCATGACGGACCGCCTCAAGCGCATGATCAATGCCTCAGGCTACAAGGTCTGGCCCGCGGAAGTCGAGGCGCTCATGTACCGGCATCCCGCGATTTACGAGGTGTGCGTGATCGGCGTGAAGGACGCGAAGCGCGGCGAAACCGTCAAGGCGCTGGTGGTGCCCGCTGCGGCGCAAGCCGGCACGATCAGCGAGCAGGAAATCATCGACTGGTCGCACGCACAGATGGCGTCTTACAAGGCCCCGCGCATTGTCGAGTTCGTGACATCGCTGCCGAAGTCGGGCAGCGGCAAGATTCTGTGGCGCAAGTTGCAGGAAGAGGATGCGGCACGCACGGCCGCAACCATCGAGGGCAACGGCAGCAACGGCAACAATGACAGCACAGGAGGCGCCTCGTCATGA
- a CDS encoding class I adenylate-forming enzyme family protein — MTWLEALLDEPFVCITDMLHRFAKERAEHAALICDGEVVTYAALNARVDRFAAALQRDGIRPCDAIALCAAASVEYAVAFLGALRAGAVVAPLAPSSSAASLVGMIGNSSARLLFLDADVKRLLEPVAAEISAIPVALDAHSGSTALEAWLAPEGATPEAVTIDPAWPFNIIYSSGTTGTPKGIVQSHGMRWAYAVRSIQRGYGPDAATLISTPLYSNTTLVSFMPALTFGGTVVLMPKFDAARYLDLAQQYRVTHTMLVPVQYQRLMAHPDFDRYDLSSFQAKFCTSAPFAASVKADVVRRWPGKLTEYYGMTEGGGSCQLEADEFPTKLHTVGKPVEGHDIRLIDELGNEVAAGEVGEIVGHSPAMMTGYYRQPDKTAEAEWYDPSGKRFIRTGDMGRFDSDGFLTLLDRKKDMIISGGFNVYPSDLEAELRSHPDVADVAVVGAQSEQWGETPVAFVVRQANASIEVDTLLAWVNARLGKMQRLAALTFIDTLPRSPIGKVLKRELREQYYPAAR, encoded by the coding sequence ATGACATGGCTCGAAGCTTTACTGGACGAACCGTTCGTCTGCATCACCGACATGCTCCATCGTTTCGCTAAAGAGCGCGCTGAGCACGCGGCGTTGATCTGCGACGGCGAGGTCGTGACTTACGCCGCGCTGAATGCACGAGTCGATCGCTTTGCCGCTGCATTGCAGCGCGACGGCATCAGGCCTTGCGATGCGATTGCGTTGTGCGCGGCCGCCTCGGTGGAATACGCCGTGGCGTTTCTCGGCGCCCTGCGGGCGGGGGCGGTGGTGGCGCCGCTCGCGCCGTCGTCGAGCGCGGCGAGTCTCGTCGGCATGATCGGCAACTCGAGCGCACGGCTGCTGTTTCTCGACGCCGACGTCAAGCGTCTGCTCGAACCGGTGGCCGCGGAGATCAGCGCAATTCCCGTCGCGCTCGATGCGCACTCGGGCAGCACTGCGCTGGAAGCGTGGCTCGCGCCCGAGGGCGCAACGCCTGAAGCTGTGACGATCGATCCGGCGTGGCCGTTCAACATCATATATTCGTCTGGCACCACGGGTACGCCCAAAGGCATCGTGCAGTCGCACGGCATGCGCTGGGCCTATGCGGTGCGCAGCATTCAGCGCGGTTATGGCCCTGACGCCGCGACGCTGATCTCCACACCGTTGTATTCGAACACGACGCTCGTGAGTTTCATGCCGGCGCTGACATTCGGCGGCACGGTCGTGTTGATGCCGAAATTCGACGCCGCACGCTATCTCGATCTGGCACAACAGTACCGCGTCACGCACACGATGCTGGTGCCGGTCCAGTATCAGCGCCTGATGGCGCATCCGGACTTCGACCGTTATGACCTCTCCAGCTTCCAGGCCAAGTTCTGCACGAGCGCGCCGTTCGCGGCGAGCGTGAAGGCGGACGTGGTGCGCCGCTGGCCGGGCAAGCTCACCGAGTACTACGGCATGACCGAAGGCGGCGGCTCGTGCCAGCTGGAGGCCGACGAATTTCCCACCAAGCTGCATACGGTCGGCAAACCGGTCGAAGGCCACGATATCCGTCTGATCGACGAACTCGGCAACGAGGTGGCAGCGGGCGAGGTGGGCGAAATCGTCGGCCATTCGCCCGCGATGATGACCGGCTACTACCGTCAGCCGGACAAAACCGCCGAGGCGGAGTGGTACGACCCGAGCGGCAAGCGCTTCATCCGCACGGGCGATATGGGGCGCTTCGATTCCGACGGGTTTTTGACGCTGCTCGATCGCAAGAAGGACATGATCATTTCGGGCGGCTTCAACGTCTATCCGAGCGACCTGGAGGCTGAATTGCGTTCGCACCCGGACGTCGCGGATGTGGCCGTGGTGGGTGCGCAGTCGGAGCAATGGGGCGAGACACCGGTTGCGTTCGTGGTGCGCCAGGCCAATGCATCGATCGAGGTTGACACGCTGCTGGCGTGGGTCAATGCGCGGCTGGGAAAAATGCAGCGGCTCGCCGCGCTGACTTTCATCGATACTTTGCCGCGCAGTCCGATCGGCAAGGTGCTGAAGCGGGAGTTGCGCGAGCAGTACTATCCCGCCGCGCGCTAA
- a CDS encoding SDR family oxidoreductase produces the protein MDNFEGKVAVITGAGSGFGREFARLGAKLGMRLVLADVQQDALDETFAEVSAAGAQGIARRVDVAKGEEIDALARATLDAYGGVHLVFNNAGVGGSGGLVWESTERDWQWLLGVNLWGVIHGVRVFTPLMLDAAKRDAGYRGHIVNTASMAGMLNPPMMGPYNVSKHAVVSLTESLYQDLSLVTQQVACSVLCPYFVPTGIAKAYRNRPSELTNDAPPTLSQRVSRALSEKAVSSGKVSAQEIAGRVFDAIREEQFYIFSHPHVLGAVKTRAEDIVMPRNPTDPFAERPEVRVQIIEALKG, from the coding sequence ATGGACAATTTTGAAGGAAAGGTCGCGGTGATCACCGGCGCCGGCTCCGGATTCGGCCGCGAGTTCGCACGGCTCGGCGCGAAGCTGGGCATGCGCCTCGTACTTGCCGACGTGCAACAGGACGCACTCGACGAAACGTTCGCCGAGGTGAGCGCCGCCGGCGCGCAAGGAATCGCGCGCCGCGTCGATGTCGCGAAGGGCGAGGAAATCGACGCACTGGCGCGCGCCACACTCGACGCCTACGGCGGCGTGCATCTGGTGTTCAACAATGCGGGCGTGGGTGGCAGCGGTGGCCTCGTGTGGGAGAGCACCGAGCGCGACTGGCAATGGCTGCTCGGCGTCAACCTGTGGGGCGTGATTCACGGCGTGCGGGTTTTCACACCGCTGATGCTCGACGCCGCCAAACGCGATGCGGGATATCGCGGGCACATCGTCAACACGGCTTCGATGGCGGGCATGCTCAATCCGCCCATGATGGGTCCGTACAACGTGTCGAAACATGCGGTAGTGTCGCTGACTGAATCGCTGTATCAGGATCTTTCGCTGGTCACGCAGCAGGTGGCGTGCTCAGTGCTATGCCCGTACTTCGTGCCGACCGGGATTGCGAAGGCATATCGCAACCGGCCGTCCGAACTGACCAACGATGCACCGCCGACCTTGTCGCAACGTGTGTCGCGAGCGCTGAGCGAAAAGGCGGTGAGTTCGGGGAAGGTGAGTGCGCAAGAGATTGCGGGGAGGGTGTTCGATGCGATCCGCGAAGAGCAGTTCTATATCTTTTCGCATCCGCACGTGCTTGGCGCCGTGAAAACGCGCGCTGAGGACATCGTCATGCCGCGAAATCCGACCGATCCGTTTGCCGAGCGGCCTGAAGTGCGTGTGCAGATTATTGAGGCGTTAAAGGGGTAG
- a CDS encoding ABC transporter substrate-binding protein, whose protein sequence is MTIKRLCARTSLCAAVATTALLGAGAAMAQQVVHIGYSGPLSGGAAKYGQEVLDGMQMAAADVNQAGIEVAGKKIKLEIVPLDDKYNPAETAINARRLAQEQQATVVLVPHSGGGFAVQTSNEQQKLLLLSYTSVPQISERGNKLTVRIPPAFTSYLNSFIKYEMTTYGKKVALAATDTDYGKVWVAAFKPAWEAAGGTIVADNSMSYNRATDFYSGVSRVLAAKPDVLFIGGPSEPTGLIAQQARELGFKGGFIVMDQAKLDEVAKVTGGYAQLNGAIGVLPLVNDETPNAKAFVERFRKSHGGREPSQEVSLNYTAVYATALAMKLAGSVSDATAIRNQFDKAVKALPPQANPQSVTGIDDHGGFVIGNPLAAVVQGGQLKSAELSSLTAAK, encoded by the coding sequence ATGACGATCAAACGCTTGTGCGCACGGACTAGCCTGTGTGCGGCTGTCGCCACGACTGCACTGCTGGGCGCGGGCGCCGCGATGGCGCAACAGGTGGTGCATATCGGCTACTCCGGTCCATTGAGCGGCGGCGCGGCGAAGTACGGCCAGGAAGTGCTCGACGGCATGCAGATGGCGGCCGCCGACGTCAATCAGGCTGGCATCGAAGTGGCTGGCAAGAAGATCAAGCTCGAGATCGTGCCGCTCGACGACAAGTACAACCCCGCCGAAACCGCGATCAACGCGCGTCGTCTCGCGCAGGAACAGCAGGCCACCGTGGTGCTGGTGCCGCATTCGGGCGGCGGCTTCGCGGTGCAGACCAGTAACGAGCAGCAGAAATTGCTGCTGCTCTCGTACACCAGCGTGCCGCAGATCAGCGAGCGCGGCAACAAGCTCACGGTGCGCATTCCGCCCGCGTTCACGTCGTATCTGAACTCGTTCATCAAGTACGAAATGACGACGTACGGCAAGAAGGTTGCGCTCGCCGCCACCGATACCGACTACGGCAAGGTCTGGGTCGCCGCATTCAAACCAGCGTGGGAAGCGGCCGGCGGCACGATCGTCGCGGACAATTCGATGTCGTATAACCGCGCCACCGATTTCTACAGCGGCGTGAGCCGCGTGCTGGCAGCCAAGCCCGATGTGCTGTTCATTGGCGGGCCGTCCGAACCGACCGGCCTGATTGCGCAGCAGGCGCGCGAGCTGGGCTTCAAGGGCGGCTTTATCGTAATGGACCAGGCCAAGCTCGACGAAGTGGCCAAGGTCACCGGTGGCTATGCGCAGCTGAACGGCGCGATCGGGGTATTGCCGTTGGTCAACGATGAGACGCCGAACGCCAAAGCGTTTGTGGAACGATTCCGCAAGAGCCACGGCGGCCGGGAACCGAGCCAGGAGGTATCGCTGAACTACACCGCGGTCTACGCGACGGCACTCGCGATGAAGCTGGCCGGCAGCGTCAGCGACGCGACCGCGATCCGCAATCAGTTCGACAAGGCCGTGAAGGCGCTGCCGCCGCAGGCCAATCCGCAAAGTGTGACCGGCATCGACGATCACGGTGGCTTCGTGATCGGCAATCCGCTGGCGGCGGTGGTTCAGGGTGGACAGTTGAAGTCGGCGGAGTTGAGTTCGCTGACAGCAGCGAAGTAA
- a CDS encoding ABC transporter ATP-binding protein, with translation MLKFENVSLDYGSFRALDGIDLHADDGELVVLLGANGAGKSSIFLATSGLRRAASGSLRLGTRELLGMTPAQIVRSGVIQCPEGRKLFPGMSVLKNLTLGAYVHRGDKAGNQRNLDQVFALFPLLAERKDHPAGSLSGGQQQMVAIGRAMMARPKVLLLDEPSLGLAPLVVKQVFEVIQQINRAGTTVLLAEQNAFAALKIAHRAYVIENGRIVLEGDHASLMNNEAIRRAYVGG, from the coding sequence ATGCTGAAGTTTGAAAACGTCTCGCTCGATTACGGCAGCTTCCGTGCGCTGGACGGCATCGATCTCCACGCGGACGACGGCGAACTGGTGGTGCTGCTCGGCGCCAACGGCGCGGGCAAGAGTTCGATCTTCCTTGCTACGAGCGGCCTGCGGCGTGCCGCGAGCGGCAGCCTGCGGCTGGGCACGCGCGAGCTGCTCGGCATGACGCCCGCGCAGATTGTGCGCAGTGGCGTGATTCAATGTCCCGAGGGCCGCAAGCTGTTCCCGGGTATGTCGGTGCTGAAGAACCTCACGCTTGGCGCCTATGTGCATCGCGGCGACAAGGCCGGCAATCAGCGCAATCTCGACCAGGTGTTCGCGCTCTTCCCACTTCTCGCCGAACGCAAGGACCATCCGGCGGGCTCGCTGTCCGGTGGACAGCAGCAGATGGTGGCGATCGGCCGCGCAATGATGGCCCGGCCGAAGGTGCTGCTGCTCGACGAACCTTCGCTCGGTCTCGCACCGCTGGTGGTCAAGCAGGTGTTCGAGGTGATCCAGCAGATCAATCGCGCGGGCACGACGGTGCTGCTCGCCGAACAGAACGCGTTTGCGGCACTGAAAATCGCGCACCGTGCCTACGTGATCGAAAACGGCCGCATCGTGCTCGAAGGCGATCACGCGAGTCTGATGAACAACGAAGCGATCCGGCGCGCTTATGTCGGCGGCTAA